The uncultured Subdoligranulum sp. genomic sequence TGTGCCCTGATCTGCCTGACCTGGGATCAGATCCAGGCGGCCGGCGTGGCGGGTGCCGAACTGGAAGACCTGACCAGCCTGCCCCGCTCCATCGAGGGCGTGGAGGTCGGCCTGACGCTGCGCCAGCAGAAGGACGGCAGCTACAAGATCAGCGTGCGCACCGGCCACGATACCAACGCCTGTAACATTGCGCGGCGTCTGGGCGGCGGGGGCCATCCCCGTGCGGCTGGCTGCGAGATCAGCGGCAATCTGGACAACGCGAAACACGCCATCCTGGATGAAGTGAAAAAGGAACTGGACCGCAGCGCCACCCTGAACGCGGCGGAATCCCAGTCCTGAAAGTAAAGAAAAGGAAACCCCACTATGCAAACGCCAAACGGCATTCTGCCCGTGGACAAACCCGCCGGCTGGACCAGCTTTGATGTGCTGGCCAAGCTGCGCGGCGCCCTGGGCACACGCAAGCTGGGGCACTCGGGCACACTGGATCCCATGGCGACCGGTGTGCTCGCTGTGTTTATCGGCAAGGCCACCTCGGCCGCCGACCGCCAGCTGGATCACGACAAAACCTACGAAGCAACGCTGCGTCTGGGCCAGCGCACCGATACCGGCGATATCACCGGCACCGTGCTGGAGACCACCCCGGTGACGGTGGGGGAGACGGAGCTGCACGCCGTGCTGCCCCGTTTTCTGGGAGAACAGATGCAGCTGCCGCCCATGTACAGCGCCGTGAAGATCAACGGCCAGCCCCTCTACAAGGCGGCCCGCAAGGGCCAGACGGTGGAGCGCACACCCCGCCCCATCACGGTGTACAGCATCGATTACCTGGGCAGCCCGGCACCGGGGGATTACACGCTGCGCATTGCCTGCTCCAAGGGCACCTACATCCGGGTGCTGGCCGAGGATATCGGCACAGCCCTGGGCGTGCCGGCCACGCTGGCTGCGCTGCGCCGTACCCGGGCCGGTGTCTTCACGATCGGCCAGTGCCATACCCTGCCGGAAATTCTGGCGGCGGCCGAGGCCGGCGCGCTGGCGGACAGCGGCTGGATCCTGCCGGTGGAGACCGTTTTCGCACCGCTGCCGGCCCTGACGGTCAACGACGGTGTGAAAGCGCATCTTTTCAACGGCTGTCCCACCAGCCACTATGCAGCCGCCGACGGGCGCTACCGCACCTACGACCAGGCCGGGCAGTTCCTGGGGCTGGCGGCGGTGACGGAGGGCGTGCTGCGGGTGGAAAAACTCTTTTGTGAAAGGAAGGAAAAGGCCGATGCAGATCTATCATGCCATGACGCCGGTGCAGGCCCCGCAGGGGTGCGCGGTGGCGCTGGGATACTTTGACGGCGTACACTGCGGGCACCGGATGGTGCTGGGCAGCGCCGTGCGGTATGCCGCCGAACATGGATTGACGCCGGCCGCCTTCACCTTTGAACTGCCCGGCAACCAGACCCTCAAGGGCGGGCGGATTCTCTCCATGGCGCAAAAGCATGCCCGCATCGAAAGCCTGGGCATCGAACAGTATCTGGAGCCGCCCTTTGAGGCGTTCCGGGACCTCTCGCCGGAGGATTTCGTCCGCAAGGTGCTGGTGGAATGCTTTGGTGCCCGGGCGGTTTTCTGCGGCAACAATTTCACCTTCGGTGCCCGAGCGGCCGGCAATGTGGAGCGGCTGCGCGCTCTCTGCGACCCGCTGGGCATTTCGGTGCAGATCGTGCCCATGGCGCAGTATGGTTCCCAGGCCGTTTCCTCCACCCGCATCCGCGCGGCGCTGGAGGAGGGGCGTCTGGATGACGCCAACGCCATGCTGGGAGCGCCCTATGCCATCGACTGGACCATCACCCACGGCAAGGGCATCGGCACCAGCCGGCTGGGCACTCCTACCGTGAACCAGAACTATCCGCCCGATGCCCTGCAGCCCTGCAGCGGCGTCTATCTGACCCGCATCCGGCTGGAAGGATGCTGGTGGCCCGCTGCCACCGGCATCGGCCGGCGTCCCACGGTGGATGACAGCGCCAACGCGGCCGTCACCTGTGAGACCTACGTGCCGGACTTCTCCGGGGATCTGTACGGCCAGAATCCGGTGCTGGAATTTCACCGGTATTACTGCCCTGTGCGCAAGTTCCGCACGCTGGAAGAACTGTCCCAGCTCATTCACCGCGCGGCGGGGGAGAGCGAGGCCTATTTTGCCGCTCAGACGGTAAAATAATTGGCAAAATACCGCACCCTGCTCTTGTAATTCCGGCGCGGTTGTGCTATACTATTGTCTGCTACCGTGGCCCGGTATGGGGCGTATGCCTCAGATCTGCAGTTACCCTATACTGCGCCATCGGCAAATATTACTTGAAAGAGGTATCTGTTATGAGCCAGAAATCTGCTATCGAAAAGCAGCCCATCATCGCGAAGGCCGCCCTGCATGAGGGCGACACCGGTTCTCCGGAGGTCCAGGTTGCGCTGCTCACCGCGCGCATCAACCACCTGACCGAGCATCTGAAGAGCAACAAGCATGACAACCACAGCCGCCGCGGCCTGTTCAAGATGGTCGGCCGCCGCCGCAATCTGCTGGCCTATCTGCAAAAGAAGGACATCAACCGTTATCGTGCCCTGATCGCTGAGCTGGGTCTGCGCAAGTAATTTTCGCAAAAACGGGCAGGGTGCATATCCGCACCCTGCCCGCTTTTTATTTTTTCCACTGCATGGCTTTCGGCCGGGGATGCCGCCGTTTTGTGCAGTAAATCGAGCATCCAGACATCGGGTCTGGCTGCTGGCTTTATTGCTCAAACCGGGAGCAGACGCGGCCACGGTATAAAAAATCCAAACAGAAGGAGAATCATTCATGGCTTACGAATTTGCTTCCCGCCTGGAAACATTCCCCCACTACCGCAAATTTGAGACGACCTTCGCGGGCCGTCCTTTTGTGGTGGAAACCGGCAAGATGTGTGGCCTGGCCAACGGCAGCGCCATGGTCCGCTATGGCGACACCTGCGTGCTCTGCAACGTGACGATGAGCGAAAAGCCCCGGGAGGGCGTGGATTTCTTCCCCCTGAGCGTGGAGTTTGAGGAGAAGCTCTACGCCGCAGGCCGCATTCCCGGCAGCTTCATGCGCCGCGAAGGCCGCCCCGGCGAGCATGCGATCCTGTCCTCCCGCGTGGTGGACCGTCCCATCCGGCCCCTCTTCCCCAAGGAGATGCGCAACGATGTCTGCGTGACCATGACCGTCATGAGCCTGGACCCCGACAATTCCCCCGAGATCACCGGCATGAACGGCGCTTCGCTGGTCATTGCCATGTCGGACATTCCCTGGAACGGCCCCATCGCCGGCGTGTTTGTCGGCCTGGTGGACGGCCAGATCGTCCTCAACCCCACCAAGGAGCAGCGGGAGCACAGTGACCTGTCCCTGACGCTGGCCGCCAGCGAGGAGAAGATCGTCATGATCGAAGCCGGCGCCAACGAGGTGGACGAGGCCACCATGATGGAGGCCATCAGGGCCGGCCATGCCGAGATCAAGAAGATGCTGGCCTTCATCCGCAGCATCGTGGACGAGATCGGCAAACCCAAGAAGACCTTCACCCCGGTGGAACTGGACCACGGCCTGCTGGCAGATGTCTACGCCAAGCATCTGGACGAAGTCAAAAAGGCAATGGACACCGACGACAAGAATGTGCGTGACGCCGCCCTGCTGCCCATCATGGACGCCATCGCAGAGGAGCATCCCGAGCTGACCGCCGCGGACATCGACCTCATCAGCTACAAGCTGCAGAAAAAGGTGGTCCGCACCTGGCTGCTGGAGGATGGCAAGCGGGTGGACGGCCGCGGCATCAACGAGATCCGTCCGCTGGCTGCCGAAGTGGGCCTGCTGCCCCGTGTGCACGGTTCCGGCATGTTCACCCGCGGCCAGACCCAGGTCCTGACGGTCTGCACGCTGGGCTCCACCAAGGATGCCCAGCTGATGGACGATCTGTCCGACACCCAGTACAAGCGGTACATCCACCACTATAACTTCCCGCCCTACTCGGTGGGCGAGGCCCGGGCACCCCGCAGCCCCGGACGCCGCGAGATCGGCCATGGCAATCTGGCCGAGCGCGCCCTGGTGCCGGTGCTGCCCGACCAGAGCGAGTTCCCCTACACCATCCGCTGCGTCTCCGAGGTGCTCTCCTCCAACGGTTCCACCTCCCAGGCTTCCATCTGCGGTTCCACCCTGGCCCTGATGGATGCCGGCGTGCCCATCAAGGCGCCGGTGGCGGGCATCTCCTGCGGCCTGATCACCGACGGTGACCCGCTGCACGGCGGCCGCTGGATGACCATGTTGGACATCCAGGGCGTGGAGGACTTCCACGGTGACATGGACTTCAAGGTGGGCGGTACCCGCCGCGGCATCACGGCCATCCAGATGGACATCAAGGTGGACGGCCTGACCTACGAGATCGTGGAGGAAGCCCTGGAGAAGTGCCGCAAGGGCCGTCTGTATATCCTGGACGAGATCATCAAGCCGGTCATCGCCGAGCCGCGCAAGGAGCTCTCTCCCTACGCGCCCAAGATGTTCAGCATGATGATTCCCGTGGACAAGATCAAGGATGTCATCGGCAAGGGCGGCAAGGTCATCCAGGAGATGTGCGCCAACTTCAACTGCAAGATCGACATCGAGGAGGACGGCCACGTCTTCATCTCTGCCGTGGATCAGGAGGACGCCAAGCGGGCCATTGCCACCATCAAGACCATTGTGGAGGATCCCGAGATCGGTGCCATCTACAAGGGTCGGGTCACCCGCCTGATGAACTTCGGCGCCTTTGTGGAGATTGCGCCGGGCAAGGAAGGCCTGGTTCACATCTCCAAGCTGGACGATCACCGTGTGGTCCGTGTGGAGGATGTGGTTGCCGTGGGCGATCCCATCTTCGTCATGGTCACCGACATCGATCAGCAGGGACGCATCAACCTGTCCCGCAAGGATGCGCTGGCAGCCATCGCCAAGAAGCGTGCAGCCCAGCAGCAGTAAGCAAAATACAAAAGGAGACCGGCTCCCGCGGGAGCCGGTCTCCTTTTTGTTTGTGTGACAGGGGAGAAATGAATTACTCGTCGGCCAGAACTTCCTTGGTGTCGCGGGCAATCATCAGTTCCTCGTTGGTTTCCACCACAAGCGTGCGGACGCGGGCGCCCCAGGCGGTGATCTCCACCACATCCTTGTGCTGGCTGCGCACACTGCGGTTTTTGTCGGTATCGATGCGGATGCCCAGCCAATCCATGTGATGGCAGATCTTGGCGCGGGACTCATCGTCATGCTCGCCGATGCCGCCGGTGAAGACGATGGCGTCCACACCACCCATAGCGGCGATGTAGCTGCCGATGATCTTCTTGATCTGGTAGTTCAGCATATCCAGGGCCAGCTGTGCGCGTTCATTGCCGTCCTTGGCGGAGGACTCTACGTCACGGATATCGCTGGAAACACCGGAAACGCCCAGCAGACCGGACTTCTTGTTCAGGATCTCATCCAGCTGATGGCCGGTGATATCCAGGGTGTACTTCAGGTAGTTGACCACAGAGGGGTCCAGGTCACCACAGCGGGTGCCCATCATCAGGCCGGCCAGCGGGGTCATGCCCATGGAGGTGTCCACAACCTTGCCCTGGTCGACGGCGGCGATGGAAGAACCGTTGCCCAGATGGCAGGTGATCAGCTTCAGGCGCTCGATGGGCTCCTCCAGGTATTCCGCAGCGCGATGGCTGACGTATTTGTGGCTGGTGCCATGGAAGCCGTAGCGGCGCACGCCGTACTTCTCATAGTACTCGTAGGGAATGGCGTACATGTACGCCTTCGGCGGCATGGTGGAGTGGAAAGCCGTGTCGAAGACAGCGACGTTGGGCTTGTCCTCACCGAAGACCTTGTAGGAGGCCTCGATGCCCAGGATGGCGGCGGGGTTGTGCAGCGGCGCCAGGGGAGAGAGGTCACGGATGGCCTTGATGACATCGGGGGTGATCAGGCAGCTCTTCTTGAACTGCTCGCCGCCGTGGACCACGCGGTGACCGATGGCATCGATCTCGCTGACGCTGTCAATGACTTTGCCGTTGCCGGTGGTCATCTTCTTGACGACTTCGCCGAACGCTTCGGTATGGGTGGGGAAGATTGCAGGCGTCGTGGCCTTCTGACCGTTGGCTTCATGGGTGATCATGCTGCTTTCCATGCCGATACGTTCACACAGGCCTTTGCAGAGCACCTTCTCACCGTCCATATCGATGAGCTGGTACTTCAGGCTCGAAGAACCGCAGTTGATAACCAGAATTTTCATGGGGTATCCTCCTTCAGTGGTGTCAGGGCAAAAGGCCCTTTTCGAGTTACTAAAAATATTATATAATGGGGACACTTGATTTTCAAGGACAATAAACGCAAGATAGCACAATTTTTGCATAGTAGGAGCAGCGGATGAATTTTGTTGGCATCATTACTGAATACGACCCCTTCCACAACGGCCATGCGGCACAGCTGGCGGCGGTGCGCCGTGCGGGGGCTGCATGCATTGCGGTCTGCATGAGCAGCGGCGCAGTCCAGCGGGGCGGTGTGCCCATCCTGCCGGGCAGCGTCCGTGCCCGGGCTGCCCTGGAAGCGGGGGCCGATCTGGTCATCGCGCTGCCGGCGCCCTATGCCTGCGCCACGGCGGAGCAGTTTGCCGCGGCAGGAGTGTTTTTGCTGGGGGCGCTGGGGTGTGATACGCTGGCCTTCGGCGCCGAAACCCCCGAGGCAGACAGACTGATGCAGGCGGCACAACTGTTGAGGGAGCCCGCCTTGCAGACAGAACTGCGGCAGCGGCTGGGCACCGGTATGACCTATGCGGCAGCCCGGGCCGAGGCAGCGGAAGTGCTGTCGCCCGGCATGGGGGCCCTGCTGCGCACTCCCAACAACATTCTGGGCATTGAATACTGCAAGGCCATCCTGGGCCAGAACAGTCCGCTGCGCCCCATGCCGCTGCCCCGGTGGGGAGCAGCCCATGGGGGAAAAGCAGGAAAATACAACGGTATACCGATGGCCAGCGCCAGTTATCTGCGCGCCCTCCCCATGGAGGCGTGGGCACCCTTTGTGCCGCAGCAAGCCATGGTGCTCTACCGAAAGGCCGGAGCAGAAGGGCATCTGCTTGATCCCCGCAGGTTGGAAACGGCATTGCTGGCGCTGCTGCGGGCGGCACCGCCGGAGCGTTTCGCCCGGGTGCGGGGCGTCAGCGAAGGGCTGGAACACCGGCTGGCAGCGGCGGTCCGGGAAGCAACCAGCCTGGAAGACCTCTACACCCGCCTGAAAACTAAGCGATATCCCCACGCACGGCTCCGCCGGCTGGTGCTGGATGCGGCGCTGGATTTTCCGGCGGATCTGCCCGCGCCGCCCTATCTGCTGGTGCTGGGAGCCCGCAAACAAGCGCTTTCCTGTCTGAAAAATGCTGCCCTGCCGGCCGGCACATCGCTGGCTGATCTGGTACGTACCGGTTCCGACGCAGCCCGCATTGGCGGGCTGCACAGTCGAGCGGTGGATTTTTCGTCACTTTGCAGGGAAGAAATCCGGCCTATGGGACTTGCCTTCACGACAAAACCGGTGTTACTATAAAACTATGGAGAATTCGGGCGCTATACGACGACTTTGTTGCATTTTTAACGTGCAAGATTTGTGCGTTTTATCGCTCGCTATCTGGAAGAAAGGATCTGTTTAACTCCCATATGGCAAGGCGGCAGAAGCTGATTTTTGGTGTTCTGCGGCCGGAAAGGAGGATTCCCATGCGGCGATGGAATCTCTGTGTTATGACTCCCATACTCTGTGCGGCAATTCTGACGGGATGTGGCCGCGGCAACGCC encodes the following:
- the truB gene encoding tRNA pseudouridine(55) synthase TruB, which codes for MQTPNGILPVDKPAGWTSFDVLAKLRGALGTRKLGHSGTLDPMATGVLAVFIGKATSAADRQLDHDKTYEATLRLGQRTDTGDITGTVLETTPVTVGETELHAVLPRFLGEQMQLPPMYSAVKINGQPLYKAARKGQTVERTPRPITVYSIDYLGSPAPGDYTLRIACSKGTYIRVLAEDIGTALGVPATLAALRRTRAGVFTIGQCHTLPEILAAAEAGALADSGWILPVETVFAPLPALTVNDGVKAHLFNGCPTSHYAAADGRYRTYDQAGQFLGLAAVTEGVLRVEKLFCERKEKADADLSCHDAGAGPAGVRGGAGIL
- a CDS encoding riboflavin kinase produces the protein MQIYHAMTPVQAPQGCAVALGYFDGVHCGHRMVLGSAVRYAAEHGLTPAAFTFELPGNQTLKGGRILSMAQKHARIESLGIEQYLEPPFEAFRDLSPEDFVRKVLVECFGARAVFCGNNFTFGARAAGNVERLRALCDPLGISVQIVPMAQYGSQAVSSTRIRAALEEGRLDDANAMLGAPYAIDWTITHGKGIGTSRLGTPTVNQNYPPDALQPCSGVYLTRIRLEGCWWPAATGIGRRPTVDDSANAAVTCETYVPDFSGDLYGQNPVLEFHRYYCPVRKFRTLEELSQLIHRAAGESEAYFAAQTVK
- the rpsO gene encoding 30S ribosomal protein S15, producing MSQKSAIEKQPIIAKAALHEGDTGSPEVQVALLTARINHLTEHLKSNKHDNHSRRGLFKMVGRRRNLLAYLQKKDINRYRALIAELGLRK
- a CDS encoding polyribonucleotide nucleotidyltransferase codes for the protein MAYEFASRLETFPHYRKFETTFAGRPFVVETGKMCGLANGSAMVRYGDTCVLCNVTMSEKPREGVDFFPLSVEFEEKLYAAGRIPGSFMRREGRPGEHAILSSRVVDRPIRPLFPKEMRNDVCVTMTVMSLDPDNSPEITGMNGASLVIAMSDIPWNGPIAGVFVGLVDGQIVLNPTKEQREHSDLSLTLAASEEKIVMIEAGANEVDEATMMEAIRAGHAEIKKMLAFIRSIVDEIGKPKKTFTPVELDHGLLADVYAKHLDEVKKAMDTDDKNVRDAALLPIMDAIAEEHPELTAADIDLISYKLQKKVVRTWLLEDGKRVDGRGINEIRPLAAEVGLLPRVHGSGMFTRGQTQVLTVCTLGSTKDAQLMDDLSDTQYKRYIHHYNFPPYSVGEARAPRSPGRREIGHGNLAERALVPVLPDQSEFPYTIRCVSEVLSSNGSTSQASICGSTLALMDAGVPIKAPVAGISCGLITDGDPLHGGRWMTMLDIQGVEDFHGDMDFKVGGTRRGITAIQMDIKVDGLTYEIVEEALEKCRKGRLYILDEIIKPVIAEPRKELSPYAPKMFSMMIPVDKIKDVIGKGGKVIQEMCANFNCKIDIEEDGHVFISAVDQEDAKRAIATIKTIVEDPEIGAIYKGRVTRLMNFGAFVEIAPGKEGLVHISKLDDHRVVRVEDVVAVGDPIFVMVTDIDQQGRINLSRKDALAAIAKKRAAQQQ
- a CDS encoding acetate kinase; the protein is MKILVINCGSSSLKYQLIDMDGEKVLCKGLCERIGMESSMITHEANGQKATTPAIFPTHTEAFGEVVKKMTTGNGKVIDSVSEIDAIGHRVVHGGEQFKKSCLITPDVIKAIRDLSPLAPLHNPAAILGIEASYKVFGEDKPNVAVFDTAFHSTMPPKAYMYAIPYEYYEKYGVRRYGFHGTSHKYVSHRAAEYLEEPIERLKLITCHLGNGSSIAAVDQGKVVDTSMGMTPLAGLMMGTRCGDLDPSVVNYLKYTLDITGHQLDEILNKKSGLLGVSGVSSDIRDVESSAKDGNERAQLALDMLNYQIKKIIGSYIAAMGGVDAIVFTGGIGEHDDESRAKICHHMDWLGIRIDTDKNRSVRSQHKDVVEITAWGARVRTLVVETNEELMIARDTKEVLADE
- a CDS encoding nucleotidyltransferase family protein yields the protein MNFVGIITEYDPFHNGHAAQLAAVRRAGAACIAVCMSSGAVQRGGVPILPGSVRARAALEAGADLVIALPAPYACATAEQFAAAGVFLLGALGCDTLAFGAETPEADRLMQAAQLLREPALQTELRQRLGTGMTYAAARAEAAEVLSPGMGALLRTPNNILGIEYCKAILGQNSPLRPMPLPRWGAAHGGKAGKYNGIPMASASYLRALPMEAWAPFVPQQAMVLYRKAGAEGHLLDPRRLETALLALLRAAPPERFARVRGVSEGLEHRLAAAVREATSLEDLYTRLKTKRYPHARLRRLVLDAALDFPADLPAPPYLLVLGARKQALSCLKNAALPAGTSLADLVRTGSDAARIGGLHSRAVDFSSLCREEIRPMGLAFTTKPVLL